In Paraburkholderia terrae, a genomic segment contains:
- a CDS encoding ABC transporter substrate-binding protein — translation MVTFAKRFTLFAAGLAACFAISSGAARAAEPVYKVGATATGVPFTFLDVKSNSIQGMMVDAIDAAGRAAGFKVEVQQNVFSALIPSLTTQKIDIISAAMLKTPARQQIVDFSDTVYSYGEGLVVKADDKGHYTSMDDFKGEVVGAQVGTAFVDALNKKGIFKEVRTYDSVADIMRDVALGRIKAGFADQPIVAYQLQQGANTQVRLVPEYQSAVKGQVCFIVRKGDTATLEQLNSAIRKMKADGTLQQILQKWHMS, via the coding sequence ATGGTCACGTTTGCCAAACGCTTCACCCTGTTTGCTGCTGGTCTCGCCGCCTGTTTCGCAATTTCGTCGGGTGCCGCGCGCGCCGCCGAGCCTGTCTACAAGGTTGGCGCAACGGCCACGGGTGTGCCGTTCACGTTTCTCGACGTGAAGTCGAATTCGATCCAGGGGATGATGGTCGACGCCATCGACGCCGCCGGCCGCGCAGCCGGCTTCAAGGTCGAGGTGCAGCAGAACGTGTTCTCGGCGCTGATTCCGTCGTTGACCACGCAGAAGATCGACATCATTTCCGCGGCGATGCTCAAGACACCGGCGCGCCAGCAGATCGTTGACTTCTCCGACACCGTCTATTCGTATGGCGAAGGTCTGGTCGTGAAGGCCGACGACAAAGGCCATTACACGTCGATGGACGACTTCAAGGGCGAAGTGGTCGGCGCGCAGGTCGGCACCGCGTTCGTCGATGCGCTCAACAAGAAGGGCATCTTCAAGGAAGTCCGCACCTACGATTCCGTCGCGGACATCATGCGCGACGTCGCACTGGGCCGCATCAAGGCAGGCTTCGCGGATCAACCCATCGTCGCGTATCAGTTGCAGCAGGGTGCCAACACGCAGGTGCGGCTCGTGCCCGAGTATCAGTCGGCTGTGAAAGGACAGGTGTGCTTCATCGTGCGCAAAGGCGACACGGCAACACTGGAACAGCTGAATAGCGCGATCAGGAAGATGAAGGCCGACGGCACGCTGCAGCAGATTCTGCAGAAATGGCACATGAGCTGA
- a CDS encoding IclR family transcriptional regulator has translation MDLSPSDSAAGNGSDLLFNQSLEKGLNVLRAFSAKRRTMTLAEVAESTSMSKSSAQRMVYTLEKLGYIRKHPLTRRYQLTPRVMQIGFNYLAADTLIDVANPFLSELTNITCETTNLTEPDDDEMVYVSRFVSTKFVPIHMPIGSRIPMYCTGSGRAYLSALPVEEALVRLEQMDRAAFTANTVTDLAALGERLTEARQQGYATNREELFIGDMSIAAPVIGSQGRPVAAVHVVAPTSRWTFEDARQKLAPAVIDCARGISNSIRTLE, from the coding sequence ATGGACCTTTCGCCTTCCGACAGCGCCGCCGGAAACGGCTCCGACCTGCTCTTCAATCAATCGCTGGAGAAGGGTTTGAATGTGCTGCGCGCGTTCAGCGCAAAGCGCCGAACGATGACGCTGGCGGAAGTCGCGGAGTCGACGTCGATGTCGAAAAGTTCGGCGCAGCGGATGGTCTACACGCTCGAAAAGCTCGGCTATATCCGCAAGCATCCGTTGACACGCCGCTATCAACTCACGCCGCGCGTGATGCAGATCGGCTTCAACTATCTCGCCGCCGACACGCTGATCGACGTCGCCAATCCATTCCTGTCGGAGCTTACGAACATCACGTGCGAAACGACGAACCTGACCGAGCCCGACGACGACGAGATGGTCTACGTGTCACGCTTCGTGTCGACGAAGTTCGTGCCGATCCACATGCCGATCGGCAGTCGTATCCCGATGTATTGCACAGGCAGCGGCCGCGCGTATCTGAGCGCATTGCCTGTGGAAGAAGCACTCGTGCGTCTGGAACAGATGGACCGGGCTGCGTTCACGGCGAACACCGTGACGGACCTCGCTGCGCTAGGCGAGCGGCTCACCGAGGCGCGCCAGCAAGGCTATGCGACGAACCGCGAGGAACTGTTCATCGGCGATATGTCGATCGCGGCGCCCGTGATCGGCAGCCAGGGGCGCCCGGTTGCTGCCGTGCATGTGGTTGCTCCTACAAGCAGATGGACCTTCGAAGACGCGCGTCAGAAGCTCGCCCCTGCCGTTATCGACTGCGCGAGAGGTATCAGCAACTCGATACGGACGCTGGAGTAG
- a CDS encoding amino acid ABC transporter ATP-binding protein: MIEINGIHKRFHNQEVLKGVSLSVKAGEVVCLIGPSGSGKSTVLRCINGFETYDAGSITIDGVRVDAHAKNIHELRMRVGMVFQRFNLFAHRTALENVMEGPVYVRRTPVAQAREQARQLLDKVGLSHRMNAYPAELSGGQQQRVAIARALAMEPEALLFDEPTSALDPELVGEVLNVMRSLARDGMTMVVVTHEMAFAREVADRVCFLHGGTICETGPARDVLTDPKHPRTQEFLRRLLSSSDAHATANQN; the protein is encoded by the coding sequence ATGATCGAGATCAACGGAATACACAAGCGATTTCACAATCAGGAAGTGCTCAAGGGCGTGAGCCTGAGCGTGAAGGCCGGGGAAGTGGTGTGCCTGATCGGGCCGTCTGGTTCGGGTAAATCGACGGTGCTGCGCTGTATCAACGGTTTCGAAACCTACGATGCGGGCTCGATCACCATTGATGGCGTGCGTGTCGATGCGCACGCGAAGAACATCCACGAATTGCGCATGCGCGTGGGCATGGTGTTCCAGCGTTTCAATCTGTTCGCCCATCGCACGGCCCTCGAAAACGTGATGGAAGGGCCCGTGTACGTGCGCCGCACGCCTGTGGCCCAGGCGCGCGAACAGGCGCGGCAACTACTCGACAAGGTGGGGCTGTCGCATCGGATGAATGCGTACCCGGCGGAACTGTCGGGCGGACAGCAGCAGCGTGTGGCGATTGCGCGCGCGCTTGCAATGGAGCCGGAAGCCTTGCTCTTCGACGAACCGACCTCGGCGCTCGACCCGGAGCTTGTCGGCGAAGTGCTGAACGTGATGCGCTCGCTCGCACGGGACGGCATGACGATGGTGGTCGTCACGCATGAGATGGCGTTTGCGCGCGAAGTGGCCGATCGCGTGTGCTTCCTGCACGGCGGCACGATCTGCGAAACGGGTCCGGCGCGCGACGTGCTGACCGACCCGAAGCATCCGCGCACGCAGGAATTCTTGCGGCGTCTGCTTTCTTCCAGCGACGCTCACGCTACTGCCAACCAGAACTGA
- a CDS encoding amino acid ABC transporter permease yields the protein MFLQNAIDFLPILLKGAVITIEITACAFVLSSILGLALALLKVSRNRAASTFGSTVINLIRGLPIIVQLFYIYFVLPDMGVQLSAFQAGVIGLGIAYSAYQAENFRAGIEAIDHGQIEAAHAIGMRGPLIMRRVVLPQAFRIALPPYGNTLVMLLKDSSVASTITVAEITRAGQLIASSTFQNMTVYTLVALLYLVLSLPLMFSVNQLGKRLAVRKSR from the coding sequence ATGTTTTTGCAGAATGCAATCGACTTTCTGCCGATCCTGCTGAAGGGCGCAGTCATCACCATCGAGATCACGGCCTGTGCATTCGTGCTCAGCTCGATTCTCGGTCTCGCGCTCGCGCTGCTGAAGGTGTCGCGTAATCGCGCGGCATCGACGTTCGGCAGCACCGTGATCAATCTGATCCGCGGGCTGCCCATCATCGTGCAGCTTTTCTATATCTATTTCGTGCTGCCCGACATGGGCGTGCAACTGTCGGCGTTTCAGGCGGGCGTGATCGGTCTGGGCATCGCGTATTCGGCGTATCAGGCGGAGAACTTCCGCGCGGGCATCGAGGCGATCGATCACGGGCAGATTGAAGCTGCGCACGCGATCGGCATGCGCGGTCCGCTTATCATGCGGCGCGTGGTGCTGCCACAGGCGTTCAGGATCGCGCTGCCGCCCTATGGCAACACGCTCGTGATGTTGCTGAAGGATTCATCCGTTGCGTCGACGATCACGGTTGCCGAAATTACGCGTGCGGGACAGCTGATTGCGTCGTCGACGTTCCAGAACATGACGGTGTACACGCTTGTCGCGCTGCTCTACCTGGTTCTGAGCCTGCCGCTGATGTTCAGTGTCAACCAGCTTGGCAAGCGACTCGCCGTGAGGAAAAGCCGATGA
- a CDS encoding NAD(P)/FAD-dependent oxidoreductase: MIEVNEGAALPDSLWAATAQPAPDTPPLRESASVDVAIVGAGFTGLSTALHLAERGVKVCVLDAAEPGWGASGRNGGQVIPGLKYDPDELVRRFGETAGNRLVETVGAAADNVFDLIGKYGIECEAVRRGWIQPAPSAAMLETVTRRARQWAARGVEVSLLDAAQVSQRLGTKSYIGGWVDHRAGSIQPLSYVRGLTRAAQGLGVAIHGRTSVTRLSRNARGWRLETQGGASVDAQRVVIATNGYTGALWPGLRQSVIAANSFIVATQPLPRGIGDDILRGGEVASDSRRLLLYFRRDAAGRLLMGGRGPFSEPRANGDWAHLERAVELMYPQLKGISYEYRWAGRVAITADFLPHIHEPAPGLSIALGYNGRGIAMATTVGKHLAERMCGESPASFPFAVTPVRSIPFHGLQRFYITAGVAWYRLMDAVA; this comes from the coding sequence ATGATCGAAGTGAATGAAGGGGCCGCGTTGCCCGATTCGCTGTGGGCCGCGACAGCGCAGCCTGCGCCCGACACGCCGCCGCTGCGCGAGTCGGCATCCGTCGATGTGGCGATCGTCGGCGCGGGCTTTACCGGTTTGTCCACGGCTTTGCATCTGGCCGAACGTGGCGTGAAAGTGTGCGTGCTCGACGCGGCCGAGCCAGGCTGGGGTGCATCGGGCCGCAACGGCGGGCAGGTGATTCCGGGCCTCAAGTACGATCCCGACGAACTCGTGCGGCGCTTCGGCGAAACGGCGGGCAACCGGCTGGTCGAAACAGTCGGCGCGGCAGCCGATAACGTCTTCGATCTGATCGGCAAGTACGGCATCGAATGCGAAGCGGTGCGCCGCGGGTGGATTCAACCCGCACCATCGGCGGCGATGCTCGAAACCGTGACGCGCCGCGCGCGGCAATGGGCGGCGCGCGGCGTCGAGGTCAGTCTGCTCGATGCCGCACAGGTGTCGCAACGGCTGGGTACGAAGAGCTATATCGGCGGATGGGTTGATCATCGCGCGGGCAGCATCCAGCCGCTCAGTTATGTTCGCGGCCTGACGCGTGCGGCACAAGGGCTGGGCGTGGCCATTCATGGACGCACGTCGGTGACGCGGCTCTCGCGCAACGCGCGCGGCTGGCGCCTCGAGACGCAGGGCGGAGCGAGCGTCGACGCGCAGCGTGTCGTGATCGCCACCAACGGTTATACGGGCGCGCTGTGGCCGGGCTTGCGGCAATCGGTGATCGCGGCGAACAGCTTTATCGTCGCGACGCAGCCGTTGCCGCGCGGAATCGGCGACGACATTCTGCGCGGCGGCGAGGTCGCGTCGGATTCACGCCGACTGCTGCTGTACTTCCGGCGCGATGCGGCGGGCCGTCTCTTGATGGGTGGGCGAGGACCGTTTTCCGAGCCACGCGCAAACGGCGACTGGGCACACCTGGAACGTGCCGTGGAACTGATGTACCCGCAACTGAAGGGGATAAGCTATGAATATCGATGGGCGGGGCGTGTCGCAATCACCGCGGATTTTCTGCCGCACATTCATGAACCCGCACCTGGGCTGAGCATCGCGCTGGGCTATAACGGACGCGGCATCGCGATGGCCACAACGGTCGGCAAGCACCTGGCCGAACGCATGTGTGGGGAATCGCCTGCATCGTTCCCGTTTGCAGTGACACCGGTCAGGTCAATTCCGTTTCATGGCCTGCAGCGCTTTTACATCACGGCTGGTGTCGCGTGGTATCGCTTGATGGACGCCGTCGCGTAA
- a CDS encoding MFS transporter codes for MPLALFALTLSAFAIGTTEFVIVGLIPTIAADLGVTLPSAGLLVSLYALSVAIGAPLLTALTGRVPRKTLLIALMALFTIGNLVAWRAPSYESLVVARILTGLAHGVFFSVGSIIATTLVPKEKSASAIATMFSGMTVAFVAGIPLGTFIGQHFGWRATFLVVALFGFIAMLGALFFMPNNLPHKRPASLSQQARVIVHPRLLLVYAMTAVGYGGSLIAFTFMAPILEQITGFTPSQVSMVLVAYGVSVAVGNVWGGKLADAQGPVKALKRIFLLLAAVLLVFTFTSHNAWLAVLTMLAWGAVAFGNVPGLQVYVVKQAQQFAPQATDVASGFNIAAFNLGVAGGSSLGGVIVAHLGLGHTPWIAAAVTVLAFGLTAWSGSLDRRVGLAGRTAEAVAATH; via the coding sequence ATGCCACTTGCCCTCTTTGCGCTGACGCTCAGCGCCTTTGCAATCGGGACCACCGAGTTCGTCATCGTCGGACTCATCCCGACGATCGCCGCCGATCTCGGCGTCACGCTCCCCTCCGCAGGTCTGCTCGTCAGTCTGTATGCGTTGAGCGTAGCGATCGGCGCACCGCTGTTGACCGCCCTGACAGGGCGCGTGCCGCGCAAGACCTTACTGATCGCGCTAATGGCGCTCTTCACGATCGGCAATCTGGTTGCGTGGCGCGCGCCTTCGTATGAATCGCTTGTCGTTGCGCGCATTCTGACGGGGCTCGCGCACGGCGTGTTCTTCTCGGTCGGCTCGATCATCGCGACAACGCTCGTGCCGAAAGAAAAGTCCGCGAGCGCCATCGCCACGATGTTCAGCGGCATGACCGTCGCGTTCGTCGCGGGCATTCCGCTTGGCACGTTCATCGGCCAGCATTTCGGCTGGCGCGCGACGTTTCTCGTCGTCGCGTTGTTCGGCTTCATCGCGATGCTCGGCGCGTTGTTCTTCATGCCGAACAACCTGCCGCACAAGCGTCCGGCATCGCTCAGCCAGCAGGCTCGCGTGATCGTTCATCCGCGCCTCTTGCTGGTGTATGCGATGACGGCCGTCGGTTACGGCGGCTCCCTGATCGCGTTCACGTTCATGGCACCGATTCTCGAACAGATCACGGGATTCACGCCGTCGCAGGTCAGCATGGTGCTCGTCGCGTATGGTGTTTCCGTCGCGGTCGGCAACGTGTGGGGCGGCAAACTCGCCGACGCGCAAGGACCTGTGAAAGCATTGAAGCGGATATTCCTTCTGCTCGCTGCCGTGCTGCTGGTGTTCACGTTCACGTCGCACAACGCGTGGCTCGCCGTGCTGACCATGCTCGCGTGGGGTGCTGTCGCGTTCGGCAACGTACCCGGCCTTCAGGTCTATGTCGTCAAGCAGGCGCAGCAGTTCGCGCCGCAAGCAACGGATGTCGCGTCGGGCTTTAACATCGCGGCGTTCAATCTCGGCGTGGCGGGCGGGTCGTCGCTGGGGGGCGTGATCGTCGCGCACCTGGGGCTGGGCCACACGCCGTGGATCGCCGCTGCCGTGACCGTGCTGGCGTTCGGATTGACGGCGTGGAGCGGCAGCCTCGACCGCCGCGTAGGACTCGCCGGGCGCACCGCCGAAGCCGTCGCGGCGACTCATTGA